The genomic window tggtggccggcggcggcatcGGCGGCCTGGTCTTCGCGCTCGCCGCCAAGCGGAAGGGGTTCGAGGTGCTGGTGTTGGAGCGGGACATGAGCGCCGTCCGCGGGGAAGGGAGGTACCGCGGCCCGATCCAGCTGCAGAGCAACGCGCTCGCCGCGCTCGaggccgtcgacgccgccgcggccGACGAGATCATGGACGCCGGCTGCGTCACGGGGGACCGCGTCAACGGCATCGTCGACGGCGTCTCTGGCTCCTGGTAAGGGAGGCAGTGGGGGTCGTTCCCTCGCCAGAGGAAAATTCTTGCACCAAGTCACCGTGAATTTGTTTGTTTTTTATGCTACCTGGAGAAAATTTTGACTTCCTTTGGCCGGTGCTAGTGGAATTTAGTGCCACAAGGGTTCATTTGTCTGCAGTGTTGGCAGTTAGTACGAACCAATTGGTGGTTGGCTAGTCGTTATGCTCGCCTGTTTCAGTTGATTGTAGTAGATACTATCGTTAACACGCAAGTCTCTTATTACTACTAGATCTAAAGATATATATAGCTGCCGAAATtttcttggtgcttattttacaGCTTCTGTTTGCAAATTTCCATGGCGTGTCTCTTTTTTTGCGTGGTTAGCTTTAAGATAGATATTCCTTTGCTGGAGGCAGCCATTTGACAGTGCCAATTGGATTCAGGTACATCAAGTTTGATCCGTTTACTCCTGCAGCTGAGCGGGGGCTCCCAGTCACAAGGGTCATTAGCCGCATGACTCTGCAACAAACCCTTGCTCGAGCAGTCGGCGATGATGCTATATTGAATGGAAGCCATGTAGTCGATTTTATAGATGATGGCAGTAAGGTGAATGAGCAAATATGTTTTTGTGGCCATGCCAACTTAAATCTGGCTGCAAGAGTTGCCATTGCCTGTCTCTAAACTTGCAGTGTTTGTCGGTTGGGAGTAGGTTACTGCCATATTGGAGGACGGTAGAAAATTTGAAGGTGACCTTTTGGTTGGTGCCGATGGAATATGGTCAAAGGTAATACAATTAATTCTCCTTTTGGTCAGAAACAAGCACAAACGGAACCTGATTTGCTTGAAGTTTCCTTTTCTGTATAGGTGAGGAAGACACTATTCGGGCATTCAGACGCCACCTATTCAGGTTACACTTGCTACACTGGAATTGCAGATTTTGTGCCACCTGATATCGATACAGTTGGGTATGTTACATGGATCATGGAATGATGGGTGTGATTTTCAGATTAACTGAAATTTCGTTGTGCCATGACCATGTCCTCCATTTTCCTCTGTTGAAGGTACCGAGTATTTCTTGGTCACAAACAATACTTCGTCTCTTCAGATGTCGGTGCTGGTAAAATGCAATGGTATGCTTTTCACAATGAAGAGGCTGGTGGCACTGACCCTGAAAATGGTGAGTCCTTACAGAAGTTTTCATGCTTAATTCTTGAAATAGATACTGCCTCATTGTAGGTTGTGATCAAAATGAGAACAATACTTCTGATATGCCCCACACAAGCTTTATCATCTGCTTAATGTTAACAGGCAAAAAGAAAAGATTGCTTGAGATATTTGACGGATGGTGTGACAATGTCGTTGATTTGATAAATGCAACTGATGAAGAAGCGGTTCTTCGCCGGGATATATACGACCGCCCACCTACTATTAATTGGGGGAAAGGTCGTGTCACCTTGCTTGGTGATTCTGTGCATGCTATGCAGCCAAATCTGGGTCAAGGTGGCTGCATGACTATTGAGGTATGCAATTTCTTAGCCTACCATGGATATGATCTGGTGTTGATATCTATTACGTAACACAATAACCACCTTGTATTTGTTTCCATAGGATGGTTACCAGCTGGCTGTAGAGCTAGAGAATGCCTGGCAAGAGAGTGTCAAGACTGAAACTCCTATGGACATAGTTTCCTCCTTGAGGTGGTAAGTTTTTCTAGCATGTTTAGTAGTATAAAGATAGTGTTTCTTGAAACATCCACTGGATTTTATTTGAATGCTTGAATTGGCTCCAACTTCAAAGCAATCCTGTTCTTGCATGGATTTTAAACTGCATGGATTTTAAACTCTGGTCCATACTATATAGTAAGTTGGCTGAAAAGCAAAATATTCGCTTGCATATTGGGCCTGCAGTTATGAGAAAGAGAGAAGGCTGCGTGTTGCTATTATACATGGACTGGCAAGAATGGCAGCAATCATGGCTACCACCTATAGACCATATTTGGGTGTTGGTCTAGGACCTTTATCGGTATGTGATAAACACACACATTTTTTTTGTTATTCAATGCACAGATCTCATTCTCTTTTCAGCAACATTTAAATTAAAGTATGTCACCATCAATTTTATTGGATTTCTGAAATAAGGTTCAGAAATCGGAACTGTATTATCTCATTACCATCCTCCTAAGAGCATTACTGAAGAACTCTATACTGAAACTACTTGAACTGCATACTAAAATTATTTACCTGTAGTTTTTGACCAAGTTGCGGATACCACACCCTGGAAGAGTTGGTGGAAGATTCTTCATCAAGTATGGAATGCCTGCGATGCTGAGCTGGGTGCTTGGTGGCAACAGGTGCATACCAAAATAATTAATTACTGTCATGTGTTCCCATTTCAAGCACATATGCAAGTAATAGGTTTCCATTAGTTTAAATGTCCCACGCAAAGAAATAAACACCACACAGGCTCTCTTAGTTCCCAATTACCATATCCGTACTCATCATGCAAATGGAACTTTTCATTGTGTACAGCTCAAAGCTAGAAGGAAGACCTTTAAGCTGCCGACTTTCCGACAAGGTACGTTGTCATAGACTCATAGTAACCGTGAATTTGATTTAGTACCAGCATTTAATATTTACTGACATCTAGCATCATTCTGAAGGCAAATGACCAGCTTTATCGATGGTTTGACGATGATGACGCGCTGGAACAAGCTATGGGTGGAGAGTACGTTCTTTGTTTCTtctttaatttcatttcattttgtTAAACAAGTGTTTGATTTATTACTTTATTTCAGTACTTTTGAACAAAAAATAATAATTCATAAAACTATTTGCAGATGGTACCTCTTCCCAACAAGTGAAGGAAACAGCAATAGCTTGCAGCCCATTCGTTTAATTAGGGACGAGCAGAGGTCACTCTCTGTTGGGTATGCCTAAATAACAAATTCATTTCTGCCCTAATTGCACTCAATCGAGGCTTTATGGAACTAAACAAATGAATTTTGTTTTGCAGAAGCCGGTTAGATCCTAATGACTCAGATTCTTCCCTATCATTGTCGTTTCCACAGGTTAGTTAATCAAAATGATAACAGGGTTTTAACAAACTTCTCATGTGTTGCATTGTACAAGGCCTTCTATTCATAAACTGCTTGTACCAGTCTTCAGTTTTCTGAACTTCATTGCAGATATCAGAAAGGCATGCTACTATCACTTGCAAGAATAAGGCTTTCTATCTGACTGATCTTGGGAGTGAACATGGTACCTGGATTACTGAGTAAGCCCTGAAAGAACCATGGTTCTATGCCCTTCCTTGAGAATTTCAGTAGCAAGATTTTACTCACTGATCTTCATGTGATTGTCCAGCAATGAAGGTAGACGTTACCGCGTGCCACCAAACTTTCCAGTTCGTTTCCGTCCCTCCGATGTCATTGAGTTTGGTTCCGATAAGAAGGTAGCTATATTACCGTCCTTTGCCTTTCATTTTTTCTTCACATTTGGTTTGCTCCTCTTATTTAGCCAATTGTTCATCTTATGGCGTTCATCCCTGAATTTCTGTGAAACCTTTTCTTCTGAATTATGATCAACTTGTGCAAAACCTACAGGCTATGTTCCGGGTGAAGGTGCTGAACACGCTCCCTTACGAATCCGCAAGAAGTGGGAAGCGGCaggggcagcagcagcaacagcaagtCCTTCAGGCAGCATGAATGGAGACACCAGTCAGTCAGTCACCACTCCTATCATCAGCCACACTGTACTGTACAGCATCCGGTAAGGACACGACTCTGCATCACAGAAAGGATATAGGAGATACGTCAAAGCAGATGTTATTTTTGCATCCATGCAGATGCCAAACAGGATTTTGAATACTACTAGCACCTAACGGATTGAAACGATGAGATTGCAGTTCTACGAGAAGAACTGAGTTGTACAATAGGGATAGGCAATTTAGCTATTGTCGGACTGTGtacattgttgttgttgtaccatCACCGAAAATATTGTAGACCAAGAAGCCATATTGTAGTTACGGCACGATCACAGTAACACTTTGATCATGTGATATAGTGTATAGTTATTTAGCTCAGAGTCAGATAAGATATGATTTGTTCTTCCACCAGCGCCAGCTCCTCGAACTGCTAAAGTTTCGTTGAAATTTAtgcaaattgaaaaaaaaaaatcctaattTCAGGATCCATATGAAATTTCTACATTCCAAACGTTTTGGAGGGGGTGGGCGGTTGCCTGCGAGGTTGCAGCTGCAACCTGCAAGATGCGCCCCCGGGCACCCCGCGCGGCATTTTGAACTACGAAATCACCCACCGGGAGTCAGGGGCCATCGCCGTGCGTCAGGGGCCGCCGCCGCGCCTTCCCGTCGTCCGGCATCGGCCGCCACCGCGCCTTCCCGTCCTCCGGCATGGCCGCATGGGGAGTCCGTTGGATCACTTTTGCTCGGTCCAGATTGACACAGATTGGGCTTTTAGAAAACGCAGGCCACGCAGACCACTAGCTTCCCTAGTCCCAGGCCGATATGGCAGCCCACGccgaggccggcggcggcggccgcgggacCCTTGCCAAGGTCTCCCTCTCGTCGGTCTCGGCCGCCATGGCGGAGGCCTCCACCTACCCCTTAGACGCAGTCAAGACGCGCCTCCAGCTCCACCGCAGCCCCGGCGGTGCGGGCGGGCGCGGCGTAATCCGGGTCGCGGCCGAGCTCGTCCGCGATGGCGGGGCTTACCGGGGCTTCTCCCCCGCCGTCCTCCGCCACCTGATGTACACCCCGCTGCGCATCGTGGGGTACGAGCATCTCCGGTCCACCGTCGCTAGCGAGGGGCGGGAGGTTGGCCTTTTTGAGAAGGCGCTCGCTGGGGGACTCTCCGGCGTTGCCGCGCAGGTAAAATTTTCTTAGGCACAAGTAACCTTTTGTTTTGCTTGTTTTTTTTGTTAGACCAGCGCCCAATTAAGCAACCGATTGATGTACATGCAAATACAGTGGTTACGAATGTGACTCGTGAATACCAAATCTGTAAGTCGACATGAGATTTGCAGCTAGGTTGTGACTCGTCATTCTCACAGTGTAATTAGTGCGAAATTTAGAACTTATTTTGTGCTAGGTTGGCAAAATGTTGATCCAGACCATACTTGATGTATATTTCGACTTATGAATTTACTCTTTTGTTGGTTTACCTATTAAATTGCACATGGCCAAGCATCTTAGCCAAAAATGAGAGACACTTTTAACTGATTTGTCATCAATTCATCATCAGTCTCAATATTTAAGTAGTGTGGTGGATGATAAAGCAACAcagcttttttcttcttttttttttttttgctttttttgggttcaattgtttcatggcatgatgaaccaATGGCTTCATTGAGCAGCAGCAACAGTGAGACGCCACTTCAGTATATGCTCAAATTATATCACTGTCTATCTGTGATTCTATTCTTCACCTCCATAGCATGACCATTTGCTTCCAACACATCTGATCTTCCTTAACAGTTGCCAGTTGCTGATAGGGCCATAGTGGCAAAAAATACTTATCTGAAATGATATCCTTGTCCACTGCTGACAAGGTGCTGGTGAATTACCAGATCTAGATCATCTATGAGCATTTGGTGCTTATAACTATCTAATATCACGTATTTTCTTTACACATAATTATCTCTTGTTGTGTTTAACTTATGTACCTACATGCTAAGACATGCATTTTCATGCACATAGTTCTTCTTGAAATCACACAATGTTTTTCAAGATTTTATGTGTGCGTATATTAATTTATCTCGTTATAAAAGCCCGCCCCTCTCTGGTGGcgcagagggggggggggggggggggggttgtccgCAGCCACCGGATGTCTCCCTCCCTGGAGCGAGTGGCGGCGGGCCTCTCGCCGCACTCGCTCGCGCTGCCCCGATGAGCGTCCATCCGACCGAGCCCCCAGGCTTAGCTGCGTCCCTAGCCGTAAGGAAATCGCTCGAACTGAACCCTGAGCCTGCCCCGGCACCATGGCGGTCTCCGAGAGCTCGCGGAATGCGCTGCTCCCTAGCTTCCTTTATGCGGCCCCGGGCTTTGGTGTTTTGTTGAAAGAGCAAGGGCCCAAGGGCTTTTTCAGGGGCTGGGTACCTACCCTACTTGGATACAGTGCTCAGGGAGCATGCAAGTTCGGTTTCTATGAGTTCTTCAAGAAGTATTACTCGGACATTGCTGGCCCTGAGTATGCCGCCAAGTAGAAGACTTTGATTTACCTTGCGGGTTCCGCTTCGGCTGAAGTGATTGCAGATATTGCCCTCTGCCCCATGGAAGTTGCTAAGGTCCGTGTGCAGACGCAGCCTGGCTTTGCAAGAGGTTTATCAGATGGCCTTCCAAAGTTTGTGAAAGCTGAAGGCTATTCTGGGTGAGTTGAGGTTTGCCTACTTTATTTCTGTATATCCATGTCTTCACTTTTTTCTAACACTGTCAAATTTTCCAAACTGTATAAAGGAATTGTTCCACTCTGGGGCCGACAAATTCCTTGTAAGTACCTACTTCCTGCTTGTTGTCAACTGTCACATAAATTTGAATCGCTTTCCTTTCTACTTTTTTACTATACTATGTTTGTGCCCCTTAAGAATCAACTGTTGAAATAAATGGTATGTAAGCTTTGAAAAAGTAGATTTTgtattgctaagatgatcaaacttatcTTGTTTTTCAAAAGGGTTGCCACTCTAGCGTTAAGCATGTTTTGTGATTGTAATCTCAACTATGATGTTAATGATGCAATGAAATAAATGGATGGTATCTTCTTTAGTATTGGTGATGCAACTTCACTCATGCTACGTGATTCGTGTACATATTTAACTCACCGAGTGTGCAACAAATTTAGTGTTGTAGAATTCATGGAACGGCTATGGATACTAGTCTTAGTTCTCACTGATGACAATCTTCATTATTATTTATACTTGTTGAtatctttgtttttttattagcacAAAAATTAGTTTTGCTAGAATATTAGTTCTGGTGCACATAGTTCCTCTTGAAATCGTATAATGATTTTCAAGATTTTATGTGTGCATATATTGATATTCCACGCTGCTTGAGTCATCTCCACTGTGACATGGACCTAGACTCCAATGAGATGGTGTATATTTCTTAATTACTAAATGGATTTTATGCTTTCAGAGACACACTGACCATCAGCTTTGAAAATGGTGCCCTTTCTTACTCATCATAAGTCTTATAATCTCACTTGTTGACATTTCGTTTTCTTATTATGGTGTAAATGTTAGTTTTACTAGAATGTAGTTCTGGTGCGCATAGTTCTTCTTGAGATCTTGTAATGATTTCCAAGATTTTATGTGTGCATATAAAGATATTTCCACACTGCTTGAGTCATCTCCATTATAACTGGACCTAGACTCCAATGAGATGGTGTATATTGGTTAGTTGCTCAAAGGATTTTCATGCATTTGAAATCATTGACTATCAGCTGTAAATAATAATATCATTTCTTTAGGATGACAAGTCTTGTTGGCACTCAATTGTTTATATCTCTTTTTAATTATGTATAAAATATGGTCGCTATAATATTAATTTTGACGGATAGTTC from Miscanthus floridulus cultivar M001 chromosome 11, ASM1932011v1, whole genome shotgun sequence includes these protein-coding regions:
- the LOC136490653 gene encoding zeaxanthin epoxidase, chloroplastic-like isoform X1, coding for MLSTARASPKAISLPSSRASQTAIRLHPFSSRNRALRLLALPSPSAPRERHRRRPGVPPARAGLVATAAMPAAAEPKKARVLVAGGGIGGLVFALAAKRKGFEVLVLERDMSAVRGEGRYRGPIQLQSNALAALEAVDAAAADEIMDAGCVTGDRVNGIVDGVSGSWYIKFDPFTPAAERGLPVTRVISRMTLQQTLARAVGDDAILNGSHVVDFIDDGSKVTAILEDGRKFEGDLLVGADGIWSKVRKTLFGHSDATYSGYTCYTGIADFVPPDIDTVGYRVFLGHKQYFVSSDVGAGKMQWYAFHNEEAGGTDPENGKKKRLLEIFDGWCDNVVDLINATDEEAVLRRDIYDRPPTINWGKGRVTLLGDSVHAMQPNLGQGGCMTIEDGYQLAVELENAWQESVKTETPMDIVSSLRCYEKERRLRVAIIHGLARMAAIMATTYRPYLGVGLGPLSFLTKLRIPHPGRVGGRFFIKYGMPAMLSWVLGGNSSKLEGRPLSCRLSDKANDQLYRWFDDDDALEQAMGGEWYLFPTSEGNSNSLQPIRLIRDEQRSLSVGSRLDPNDSDSSLSLSFPQISERHATITCKNKAFYLTDLGSEHGTWITDNEGRRYRVPPNFPVRFRPSDVIEFGSDKKAMFRVKVLNTLPYESARSGKRQGQQQQQQVLQAA
- the LOC136490653 gene encoding zeaxanthin epoxidase, chloroplastic-like isoform X2, whose protein sequence is MLSTARASPKAISLPSSRASQTAIRLHPFSSRNRALRLLALPSPSAPRERHRRRPGVPPARAGLVATAAMPAAAEPKKARVLVAGGGIGGLVFALAAKRKGFEVLVLERDMSAVRGEGRYRGPIQLQSNALAALEAVDAAAADEIMDAGCVTGDRVNGIVDGVSGSWYIKFDPFTPAAERGLPVTRVISRMTLQQTLARAVGDDAILNGSHVVDFIDDGSKVTAILEDGRKFEGDLLVGADGIWSKVRKTLFGHSDATYSGYTCYTGIADFVPPDIDTVGYRVFLGHKQYFVSSDVGAGKMQWYAFHNEEAGGTDPENGKKKRLLEIFDGWCDNVVDLINATDEEAVLRRDIYDRPPTINWGKGRVTLLGDSVHAMQPNLGQGGCMTIEDGYQLAVELENAWQESVKTETPMDIVSSLRCYEKERRLRVAIIHGLARMAAIMATTYRPYLGVGLGPLSFLTKLRIPHPGRVGGRFFIKYGMPAMLSWVLGGNSSKLEGRPLSCRLSDKANDQLYRWFDDDDALEQAMGGEWYLFPTSEGNSNSLQPIRLIRDEQRSLSVGSRLDPNDSDSSLSLSFPQSSVF
- the LOC136490657 gene encoding mitochondrial uncoupling protein 3-like isoform X1, producing the protein MAAHAEAGGGGRGTLAKVSLSSVSAAMAEASTYPLDAVKTRLQLHRSPGGAGGRGVIRVAAELVRDGGAYRGFSPAVLRHLMYTPLRIVGYEHLRSTVASEGREVGLFEKALAGGLSGVAAQLPVADRAIVAKNTYLK
- the LOC136490657 gene encoding mitochondrial uncoupling protein 3-like isoform X2, whose translation is MAAHAEAGGGGRGTLAKVSLSSVSAAMAEASTYPLDAVKTRLQLHRSPGGAGGRGVIRVAAELVRDGGAYRGFSPAVLRHLMYTPLRIVGYEHLRSTVASEGREVGLFEKALAGGLSGVAAQQQQ